A region from the Dermacentor andersoni chromosome 11, qqDerAnde1_hic_scaffold, whole genome shotgun sequence genome encodes:
- the Calr gene encoding calreticulin, whose amino-acid sequence MRLLCILLPLVGLISADPTVYFKEEFNDGEAWKDRWVESTKGDNLGKFVLTAGKFYGDEEKSKGLQTSEDARFYGISAKFEPFSNEGKTLVVQFTVKHEQNIDCGGGYVKLFDCSLDQTQMHGESPYLIMFGPDICGPGTKKVHVIFNYKGKNHLINKEIRCKDDVFTHLYTLIVKPDNTYQVKIDNEVVEKGELEKDWSFLPPKKIKDPEAKKPEDWDDRAKIDDPDDKKPEDWDKPEYIPDPDATKPEDWDDDMDGEWEPPQINNPEYKGEWKPKQIDNPAYKGAWVHPEIDNPEYTADPKLYHYPEICKVGFDLWQVKSGTIFDNLLITDDEEYARVHGEETWAALKDAEKKMKDKQEEEEEAKSKKEDDAKDEDEFEDDEDKEDKDEKEEETTPAPDDEDHKHEEL is encoded by the exons ATGCGGCTTCTCTGCATTTTGCTCCCCCTGGTCGGCTTAATATCGGCCGACCCCACCGTATACTTCAAAGAAGAGTTCAACGATGGAG AGGCGTGGAAGGACCGGTGGGTCGAGTCGACGAAAGGCGACAACCTCGGAAAGTTTGTTCTCACCGCGGGCAAGTTTTACGGCGATGAGGAGAAAAGCAAGGGACTGCAGACCTCCGAAGACGCCCGGTTCTACGGCATCTCGGCCAAGTTCGAGCCCTTCTCCAACGAGGGCAAGACGCTGGTGGTGCAGTTCACCGTCAAGCACGAGCAGAACATCGACTGCGGCGGCGGCTACGTCAAGCTGTTCGACTGCAGTCTGGACCAGACGCAGATGCACGGCGAGTCCCCGTACCTGATCATGTTCGGCCCGGACATCTGTGGGCCGGGCACCAAGAAGGTGCACGTCATCTTTAACTACAAGGGCAAGAACCACCTCATCAACAAGGAGATCCGCTGCAAGGACGACGTGTTCACCCACCTGTACACGCTGATCGTCAAGCCCGACAACACCTACCAGGTCAAGATCGACAACGAGGTGGTCGAGAAGGGTGAGCTCGAGAAGGACTGGTCTTTCCTGCCCCCCAAGAAGATCAAGGACCCCGAGGCCAAGAAGCCCGAGGactgggacgaccgcgccaagatCGACGACCCGGACGACAAGAAGCCCGAGGACTGGGACAAGCCCGAGTACATCCCTGACCCCGACGCCACCAAGCCCGAGGACTGGGACGACGACATGGACGGCGAGTGGGAGCCCCCGCAGATCAACAACCCCGAGTACAAGGGCGAGTGGAAACCCAAGCAGATCGACAACCCGGCCTACAAGGGGGCCTGGGTCCACCCGGAGATCGACAACCCCGAGTACACGGCGGACCCCAAGCTGTACCACTACCCGGAGATCTGCAAGGTGGGCTTCGACCTGTGGCAGGTCAAGTCCGGCACCATCTTCGACAACCTGCTTATCACCGACGACGAGGAGTACGCCCGCGTCCACGGCGAGGAGACCTGGGCCGCGCTTAAGGACGccgagaaaaagatgaaggacaagcaggaggaagaggaggaggccAAGAGCAAGAAGGAGGACGACGCTAAGGACGAGGATGAGTTCGAAGACGACGAGGATAAGGAAGACAAGgacgagaaggaggaggagaccACGCCCGCGCCGGACGACGAGGACCACAAGCACGAGGAGTTGTGA